Proteins from one Blattabacterium sp. (Blattella germanica) str. Bge genomic window:
- the odhB gene encoding 2-oxoglutarate dehydrogenase complex dihydrolipoyllysine-residue succinyltransferase, whose translation MITKVKVPSPGESITEVEVSTWLVKDGDYVSKGQTLAEIDSDKATLEISAEENGVITLMVKKGDKIRVGDVLCLIDSSKSKKSTKELNQNIENQEENNKNKKEVYLENTKTKILSPASKKILKEKNIPIESVQGTGKDGRITKADCILIENQSSFPSISRSIPIYRSKTITSLSSLRRKLSERLVSIKNETAMLTTFNEVDMQEIFFIRKKYKNLFKEKHGVHLGFMSFFTLSCVRALQMYPDVNAMINGEEKINFEYCDISVAISGPKGLMVPVIRNAEHLSFRGIEQEIFNLSTRVQNGTISIDEMTGGTFTITNGGVFGSMLSTPIINPPQSAILGMHKIMERPVVIDGSIEIRPMMYLALSYDHRIIDGRESVGFLLSIKESIENPVKFLMGENEKNISKILEL comes from the coding sequence ATGATAACAAAGGTTAAAGTCCCTTCTCCAGGAGAATCCATTACGGAAGTAGAGGTTTCCACATGGCTCGTTAAAGATGGAGATTATGTATCTAAAGGTCAAACATTAGCAGAAATTGATTCAGATAAAGCAACTTTAGAAATTTCTGCAGAAGAGAATGGAGTGATTACTTTGATGGTAAAAAAAGGAGATAAAATACGAGTTGGAGATGTTTTGTGCCTTATCGATTCTTCTAAAAGTAAAAAAAGTACAAAGGAACTCAATCAAAACATTGAAAATCAAGAAGAAAATAATAAAAATAAAAAAGAGGTTTATTTAGAAAATACGAAAACAAAAATTCTTTCTCCAGCTTCAAAAAAAATCTTGAAAGAAAAGAATATTCCCATTGAATCTGTTCAAGGAACAGGAAAAGATGGAAGAATTACAAAAGCCGATTGTATTTTGATTGAAAATCAGAGTTCTTTTCCGTCTATAAGTAGATCTATTCCAATATATAGATCAAAAACAATAACATCTCTTTCTTCTCTAAGAAGAAAACTTTCTGAAAGATTAGTATCCATAAAAAATGAAACAGCGATGCTAACTACATTCAATGAAGTTGATATGCAAGAAATTTTTTTTATAAGAAAAAAATACAAAAATCTTTTTAAAGAAAAACATGGAGTTCATTTAGGATTTATGTCTTTTTTTACTCTTTCTTGTGTAAGAGCATTGCAAATGTATCCAGATGTTAATGCTATGATTAATGGAGAAGAAAAAATTAATTTTGAATATTGTGATATTAGTGTGGCTATATCTGGACCTAAAGGATTAATGGTTCCTGTGATAAGAAATGCGGAACATTTATCGTTTCGTGGAATAGAACAGGAAATTTTTAATTTATCAACACGTGTTCAAAATGGGACAATATCTATAGATGAAATGACAGGTGGGACATTTACCATTACTAATGGTGGTGTTTTTGGATCCATGTTATCTACTCCAATCATAAATCCACCACAAAGTGCAATATTAGGAATGCATAAAATTATGGAAAGACCTGTAGTTATTGATGGATCTATTGAAATACGTCCTATGATGTATTTAGCTTTATCCTATGATCATAGAATAATTGATGGTCGGGAATCTGTTGGATTTTTATTATCTATTAAAGAATCTATAGAAAACCCAGTAAAATTTTTAATGGGAGAAAATGAAAAAAATATTTCTAAAATATTAGAATTATGA
- a CDS encoding 2-oxoglutarate dehydrogenase E1 component, translating to MSDRYSFLNTIHFQDLEFLYNKYKKDPNSIESSWSAFFHGFDFGKENYKTDRQSINQENHKKFLKNENEIDIIHKEFLVFNLIHAYRKRGHFFTPTNPIRERRKHFPSLDLKNFGLSDKELDISFEAGKLIGLGRTSLRNIIDYLKNIYCGSIGIEYMYISNPDKIQWIEKWFQKEKLQFSAEEKKFFLKKLNEAVAFENFIHTKFVGQKRFSIEGNESALPALEEMIEYTSRKYFTEDFIIGMSHRGRINLLSNFFQKNLSQIFSEFQGKEYKEKTFSGDVKYHLGFSKIRKTSQGRYIKMNLVPNPSHLESVDAIVEGITRAKIDIIYNQNSNSEKIIPILIHGDAALAGQGIVYEVIQLSRLKGYKTGGTIHIVLNNQIGFTTNYTEGRSSIYCTDIAKIVLSPVLHVNADDVESVIRAIHFAVDFRMQYHEDVFIDLLGYRKYGHNEGDEPRFTQPSLYKAISKHPNSYNLYKQKLEKEGIINSDEIINMEKEYEQILNGGYHEAINIKWNVLNSFLEEEWKNFPIVSNHEDIFHKVDTRIPMKKIVDISNQVFSLPKNKKFFRKTESIFQQRLEMIQLKLVDWSMAEILAYGTLLDEGVHIRLSGEDVARGTFSQRHAIVKTEEEEEIILLNHIRMGQGKMQVYNSPLSEYGVLGFDYGYAMYSPHVLTLWEAQFGDFGNGGQIIIDQYISSGENKWKISNGIVLLLPHGYEGQGPEHSSARVERYLQLCANNNLFVVNCTTPANFYHLLRRQMKLKYRKPLIVFTPKSLLRNPKCLSTIEDLSEGKFQEILDDPSVIDIHQITRLIFCSGKIYYELLNKKEALKNDKTALIRIEQIYPLKMEKIKELLIKYKNKKEVFWVQEEPENMGLWSFILRKLGSIISFNLIAPSESSSPSTGSYPDFLKIQNKILEKAFF from the coding sequence ATGAGTGATAGATATTCTTTTCTAAATACTATTCATTTTCAAGATTTAGAATTTCTATATAACAAGTATAAAAAAGATCCTAATTCAATAGAATCCAGTTGGAGCGCTTTTTTCCATGGATTTGATTTTGGAAAAGAAAATTACAAAACCGATCGTCAATCAATAAATCAAGAAAATCACAAAAAATTTTTAAAAAATGAGAATGAAATTGATATCATCCACAAGGAATTTTTGGTGTTTAATTTGATTCATGCTTATAGAAAAAGAGGTCATTTTTTTACTCCTACAAATCCTATACGAGAAAGAAGAAAACATTTTCCTTCTTTGGATTTAAAAAATTTTGGTTTATCTGATAAAGAACTTGACATATCTTTTGAAGCTGGAAAATTAATAGGTCTTGGAAGAACTTCATTAAGAAACATAATCGATTATCTAAAAAATATTTATTGTGGATCTATAGGAATAGAATACATGTATATTTCCAACCCTGACAAAATTCAATGGATTGAAAAATGGTTTCAAAAAGAAAAATTGCAATTTTCTGCAGAAGAAAAAAAGTTTTTTTTGAAAAAATTAAATGAAGCAGTTGCGTTCGAAAATTTTATTCACACCAAATTTGTGGGGCAAAAAAGATTTTCTATAGAAGGAAATGAATCTGCATTACCTGCATTAGAAGAGATGATAGAATATACATCCAGAAAATATTTTACCGAAGATTTTATAATTGGAATGTCACATAGAGGACGTATAAATCTTCTTTCTAATTTTTTTCAAAAAAATCTTTCTCAAATATTTAGTGAATTTCAAGGAAAAGAATACAAAGAAAAAACCTTTTCTGGTGATGTAAAATACCATCTTGGATTTTCTAAAATCAGAAAGACTAGTCAAGGACGATATATTAAAATGAATTTAGTTCCTAATCCTTCTCATTTAGAATCCGTAGATGCTATTGTAGAAGGAATTACACGTGCAAAAATAGATATTATTTATAATCAAAACAGTAATTCAGAAAAAATTATTCCTATTTTAATTCATGGAGATGCAGCGTTAGCAGGTCAGGGGATTGTATATGAAGTTATTCAATTATCTAGATTAAAAGGATACAAAACTGGAGGAACAATTCATATCGTACTAAATAATCAAATAGGTTTTACCACAAATTATACTGAAGGACGTTCTAGTATTTATTGTACTGATATAGCAAAAATTGTTCTTTCTCCAGTGTTACATGTTAATGCAGATGATGTAGAATCTGTTATACGAGCAATTCATTTTGCTGTAGATTTTAGAATGCAATATCATGAAGATGTTTTTATAGATTTACTTGGATATAGAAAATATGGACACAATGAGGGAGATGAACCTAGGTTTACACAACCTTCTTTATATAAAGCTATTTCTAAACATCCCAATTCTTACAATTTGTATAAACAAAAATTAGAAAAAGAAGGAATCATTAATAGTGATGAAATAATCAATATGGAAAAAGAATATGAACAGATTTTGAATGGAGGATATCATGAAGCAATAAATATAAAATGGAATGTATTGAATTCTTTTTTAGAAGAAGAATGGAAAAATTTTCCTATTGTATCTAATCATGAAGATATTTTTCATAAAGTCGATACTCGAATTCCAATGAAAAAAATTGTAGATATATCCAATCAAGTTTTTTCTCTTCCTAAGAATAAAAAATTCTTTAGAAAAACGGAATCGATTTTTCAACAAAGATTAGAAATGATTCAGCTTAAATTGGTGGATTGGAGTATGGCAGAAATACTAGCGTATGGAACACTTTTGGATGAAGGTGTTCATATTCGGTTATCAGGAGAAGATGTGGCTAGAGGAACATTTTCTCAACGTCATGCCATTGTAAAAACGGAAGAAGAGGAAGAAATTATTCTATTGAATCATATCCGAATGGGACAAGGAAAAATGCAAGTTTATAATTCTCCTCTTTCAGAATATGGAGTTTTGGGTTTTGATTATGGATACGCTATGTATTCTCCTCATGTTTTAACCTTATGGGAAGCTCAATTTGGAGATTTTGGAAATGGGGGACAAATTATAATAGATCAATACATCTCCTCTGGAGAAAATAAATGGAAAATTAGCAATGGAATTGTTTTATTACTTCCTCATGGATATGAAGGGCAAGGGCCAGAACATTCATCTGCACGTGTAGAACGTTATTTGCAACTTTGTGCTAACAATAATTTATTTGTGGTCAATTGTACGACTCCAGCTAACTTTTATCATCTTTTAAGAAGACAAATGAAATTGAAATATAGAAAACCTCTTATAGTTTTTACTCCCAAAAGTTTACTTAGAAATCCAAAATGCTTATCTACAATAGAAGATCTTTCTGAAGGAAAATTTCAAGAAATTTTGGATGACCCCTCTGTGATAGATATTCATCAAATTACTAGATTAATTTTTTGTTCTGGAAAAATATATTATGAGCTTCTCAATAAAAAAGAGGCCCTTAAAAACGATAAAACGGCATTAATTCGCATAGAACAAATTTATCCATTAAAAATGGAAAAAATTAAAGAATTACTTATTAAATACAAAAACAAAAAAGAAGTTTTTTGGGTACAAGAAGAACCAGAGAATATGGGATTATGGAGTTTTATTTTAAGAAAATTGGGAAGTATAATATCATTCAATTTAATCGCTCCATCTGAGAGTTCTAGTCCATCTACAGGATCTTATCCAGATTTTTTAAAAATTCAAAATAAAATATTAGAAAAAGCTTTTTTTTGA
- the alaS gene encoding alanine--tRNA ligase: MKYKSIRDTFLGFFKKKEHKVIPSFPIHSKNDPSLFFINAGMNPFKDYFLGHIQPDYSRIVNVQKCLRVTGKHNDLEHVGYDNYHHTMFEMLGNWSFGDYSRKETIEWAWELLIQVYNIPKKNIYISVFIGDKKEGLSMDYETFKYWKTLISEENILFFGKKENFWEMGLTGPCGPCSEIHIDLRNEKEKQMLSGKHLVNKKHPKVIEIWNLVFIEFLRKSDGKLEKLTKKHVDTGMGLERLCMILQEKFSSYETDIFFPIIQNIKESLGKIYKEDFHQKVSIHIIADHLRAIVFSISDGVFPSNNGAGYVIRRILRRAIIYATRFLYKKEPFIYQFVDSLVKEMKSYFPELMEKKEYIKNVIQEEELSFLKVIEKGNHKIQYIIEKAKKQNEKIIDGTTIFKLYDTYGYPIKLSKMLVEKNNLLIDEKLFHEKLLEQKNRSKKENHTIEKKDWIEVHNHQFIHENVNFVGYDMIKCDVLILKYRKVENKLEKTHYYELVFSKTPFYPEGGGQLGDTGFIKNETDEVYIFNTKKENSIIIHSAKKLPSDVFSSFKAIVDKNRRLEIEKNHTSTHLLHFSLKKILGNHIQQKGSYVGEDYLRFDFSHYQKITVEELYKIENLVQELIFSDLILEEKRFSSLQEAEKNISFYKSETFENKYKQEVRVITFGKSSELCIGTHVKHTGLIQIFKIISESSISYGIRRIKAITSKKAVQYLKSIHDQYQSFKKMMKYPESPFKSFLILQKENQELKKKISEIRLQQMITLKKEYSLKAIQFSSINYICDIDLSKEKDINLIKKIVLDLRNEISNLFMIVGFIKENKPVIFISISDSIIQSKNIHAHKIICKMTSYIHGKYWGKSFFATAIGTEKNGLSLVLKDAIAIKNHFK, translated from the coding sequence ATGAAATACAAATCGATAAGAGATACTTTTCTCGGTTTTTTTAAAAAAAAGGAACATAAAGTTATTCCTTCTTTTCCCATTCATTCAAAAAATGATCCTTCACTTTTTTTTATCAATGCAGGAATGAATCCTTTTAAAGATTATTTTTTAGGACACATTCAACCGGATTATTCAAGAATAGTCAATGTTCAAAAATGTCTTAGAGTAACTGGTAAACACAATGATTTGGAACATGTGGGATATGACAATTATCATCATACCATGTTTGAAATGTTAGGAAACTGGTCTTTTGGAGATTATTCTAGAAAAGAAACAATAGAATGGGCCTGGGAATTGTTAATTCAAGTTTATAACATTCCAAAAAAAAATATTTACATATCTGTTTTTATTGGAGATAAAAAAGAAGGATTATCCATGGATTATGAAACTTTTAAATATTGGAAAACTTTAATAAGCGAAGAAAATATTCTTTTTTTTGGAAAAAAAGAAAATTTTTGGGAAATGGGATTGACAGGTCCTTGTGGGCCTTGTTCAGAAATTCATATAGATTTACGCAATGAAAAAGAAAAACAAATGTTATCTGGAAAACATCTTGTTAATAAAAAACATCCAAAGGTTATAGAAATTTGGAATCTTGTTTTTATAGAATTCTTACGTAAATCAGATGGAAAATTAGAAAAACTTACGAAAAAACATGTTGATACAGGAATGGGATTGGAGAGATTATGTATGATATTACAAGAAAAATTTTCTAGTTATGAAACTGATATTTTCTTTCCAATTATTCAAAATATAAAAGAATCTTTGGGTAAAATTTATAAAGAAGATTTTCATCAAAAAGTATCCATACATATAATAGCAGATCATCTAAGGGCTATTGTTTTTTCTATTTCAGATGGAGTATTTCCATCAAATAATGGAGCTGGTTATGTGATCAGACGAATTCTTAGAAGAGCCATCATTTATGCAACTCGTTTTTTATATAAAAAAGAGCCTTTTATTTATCAATTTGTAGATTCTTTAGTAAAAGAAATGAAAAGTTATTTCCCAGAATTGATGGAAAAAAAAGAATACATAAAAAATGTAATTCAGGAAGAAGAATTGTCTTTTTTAAAAGTTATTGAAAAAGGAAATCATAAAATTCAATACATCATAGAAAAAGCTAAAAAACAAAATGAAAAAATTATTGATGGAACAACCATTTTTAAATTATATGATACTTATGGTTACCCTATAAAGTTATCTAAAATGTTAGTTGAAAAAAATAACTTGTTAATTGATGAAAAATTATTTCATGAAAAATTGTTAGAACAAAAAAATAGATCCAAAAAAGAAAATCACACAATAGAAAAAAAAGATTGGATTGAAGTACATAATCATCAATTCATTCACGAAAATGTAAATTTTGTAGGATATGATATGATAAAATGTGACGTATTGATTTTAAAATACAGAAAAGTAGAAAATAAATTAGAAAAAACTCATTATTATGAGTTAGTTTTTTCAAAAACTCCTTTTTATCCTGAAGGAGGTGGACAGTTAGGAGATACTGGATTCATAAAAAATGAGACTGATGAAGTTTACATTTTTAATACTAAAAAAGAAAATTCCATTATTATACATTCTGCTAAAAAATTGCCTTCAGATGTTTTTTCTTCTTTTAAAGCTATAGTTGATAAAAATAGAAGATTAGAAATTGAGAAAAATCACACTTCTACTCATTTATTACATTTTTCTTTGAAAAAAATCTTAGGAAATCATATTCAACAAAAAGGGTCTTATGTAGGAGAAGACTATTTACGATTTGATTTTTCTCATTATCAAAAAATAACTGTTGAAGAATTGTATAAAATAGAAAATTTAGTTCAAGAATTAATTTTTTCTGATCTGATTCTAGAAGAAAAAAGATTTTCTTCCTTACAAGAAGCTGAAAAAAACATTTCTTTTTATAAAAGTGAAACATTTGAAAATAAATACAAACAAGAAGTGCGAGTCATAACTTTTGGAAAATCATCTGAATTATGTATTGGAACACATGTTAAACATACTGGATTGATTCAAATTTTTAAAATTATATCAGAATCTTCTATATCGTATGGAATACGGAGAATTAAGGCTATAACTTCAAAAAAAGCAGTACAATACTTAAAATCAATCCATGACCAATATCAATCTTTCAAAAAGATGATGAAGTATCCGGAATCTCCTTTTAAAAGTTTTCTCATTTTACAAAAAGAGAATCAAGAATTGAAAAAAAAAATATCAGAAATTCGTTTACAGCAAATGATAACACTCAAAAAAGAATATTCTTTAAAAGCTATTCAATTCTCTTCAATTAACTATATATGTGATATTGATCTATCTAAAGAAAAAGATATTAATCTTATTAAGAAAATAGTTTTGGATTTAAGAAATGAAATATCTAATTTGTTTATGATTGTCGGATTTATAAAAGAAAACAAACCGGTGATTTTCATATCTATTTCCGATTCTATAATTCAAAGCAAAAACATTCATGCTCACAAAATAATATGTAAAATGACATCTTATATACATGGAAAATATTGGGGAAAGTCTTTTTTTGCTACAGCTATAGGAACTGAAAAAAATGGATTAAGTTTGGTTTTAAAAGATGCAATAGCTATAAAAAATCATTTCAAATAA
- a CDS encoding lysophospholipid acyltransferase family protein, producing the protein MKKKESTLFRDAFGNLHFIKRFLIFTFGCISYNRYNGFNQLKLKGTEYLKNLPDKRVLFVSNHQTYFADVFAMFHVFCSVKNGFINSIKNPIYLLNPKVNLYYVAAQETMNQSFLTKLFTYSGGITVKRTWKEGDKKVNRSVNRSEITRMGIALNDGWLITFPQGTTQAFAPGRRGIVHVIRKYNPIVVPIVIDGFQKAYDKKGIRIKKKGVLQKMKFKEPIQLDLKKDTTDNIMDKIMDAIEQSPKYYRKNNS; encoded by the coding sequence TTGAAAAAAAAAGAAAGTACTCTATTTAGAGACGCATTTGGAAATTTACATTTTATAAAACGTTTTTTAATTTTCACTTTTGGTTGTATTTCTTACAATCGTTATAATGGATTTAATCAATTAAAATTGAAAGGAACGGAATATCTAAAAAATTTACCTGATAAAAGAGTTCTCTTTGTCTCAAATCATCAAACTTATTTTGCAGATGTTTTTGCTATGTTTCATGTGTTTTGCAGTGTAAAAAATGGATTCATAAATAGCATTAAGAATCCTATTTATCTTTTAAATCCAAAAGTGAATCTGTACTATGTTGCGGCTCAAGAAACCATGAATCAAAGTTTTTTAACAAAATTATTTACTTATTCTGGAGGAATAACTGTAAAAAGAACATGGAAAGAAGGAGATAAAAAAGTAAATCGTTCCGTAAATAGATCTGAGATAACTCGTATGGGGATAGCTCTGAATGATGGATGGTTAATTACTTTTCCACAAGGGACAACCCAGGCATTTGCCCCCGGACGAAGAGGAATTGTTCATGTAATCAGAAAATATAATCCTATAGTTGTTCCTATCGTAATAGATGGATTTCAAAAAGCTTATGATAAAAAAGGTATTCGAATTAAAAAAAAGGGAGTGTTACAAAAAATGAAATTTAAAGAACCTATTCAATTAGATTTAAAAAAAGACACCACTGATAATATTATGGATAAGATCATGGATGCGATAGAACAGTCCCCTAAATATTATAGAAAAAATAATTCTTAA
- the ccsA gene encoding cytochrome c biogenesis protein CcsA, with protein MQIKKIFFSTKITSFLFLLLAISMAIATFIEQKYSTSVAKIFVYESTWFEIIMLLIIINLIGNIWKYKLWNHNKFPLFIFHLSFVFIFIGGIFSRYYSFEGIMSIREGEMNRKIVSIKNYIKLKIHQGNDTRFYNDPYILSTYHKKYQKKFFFKDNSLKIKIIDYIPCAKVFFSKKKSEEKIVKIISNDQKGRTENFLKDGDITKINGIIFSLNKKIPYGIQIFEKNDKIFLKSSFSGKCINMINRKTYFLFKNTFDILRIKHLYRMKTDHGIIQWVIPEGIEKGKLEYIKSCEKEEDNNNLLNAITAEISFRDQSKLVTFLGGKNTTKMSDPLLFNKDYQISIGYGSIFLYLPFFLRLNHFQIENYPGSGFPSSFRSHITLIDKKKKKDYLISMNNVLNYKGYRFFQSGYDPDGKGTHFSVNNDYLGTYFSYMGYVLMSIGMFLTLFWKGTRFYNMKNKLKNLYSKNYSILFFILFLLIGNHNAFGSPQTHNQIHEFKKFPIENVSDAIHIPKKHSENFGRLLVQDSKGRIKPVNTIAIELLRKIHKRNSVENIDANQWFISIHQDNIFWTKIPFIKADKKGGSKFLNKVKANGECYVSLIDLYILDSKTSRLKFILQEDYERAFSKNPIQRDEYDKAVLSISERVGILHEIFQGKYIRIFPIPNDENHTWSSWILSESNRLNPLGFSMFNNYLKSLLYAQNEKNWRIADNEIEKIRLYQIKHAKSILPSVNKISLEILYNKLNIFYVLSFLYAIFGNFYHYQFFFDHFLSKKIYVFFSKIFFFILYVLFFSHFLGLISRWYISGHAPWTNGYESAIFISFCLVGIGFLFHKNRFVSGPTVFIASVLLMIAHGNAMDPEITNLVPVLKSHWLIIHVATITTSYGFFFTGSFLGFFVLLLYILKANFHYYSKIIQIHIEKLTIINEMCLTIGLFLLTIGTFLGSVWANNSWGRYWSWDPKETWALISIMIYAFVLHIRLIPSMRSIFIFNFCSILSISSIIMTYFGVNYYLSGLHSYAKGDPLSVPSWIYYSLFILLIFTIFAYYSAKFHNITKKIDK; from the coding sequence ATGCAAATAAAAAAAATTTTTTTCTCCACCAAAATAACTTCTTTTTTATTCTTATTGTTGGCTATATCTATGGCTATAGCTACTTTTATAGAACAAAAATATTCTACCAGTGTAGCAAAAATATTTGTTTATGAATCTACTTGGTTTGAAATTATAATGTTATTAATTATAATCAACCTAATAGGGAACATATGGAAATATAAATTATGGAATCATAATAAATTTCCTCTTTTTATTTTTCATTTATCATTTGTATTTATTTTCATTGGAGGAATTTTTTCTAGATATTATAGTTTTGAAGGAATAATGTCTATAAGAGAAGGAGAAATGAATAGAAAAATTGTTTCTATAAAAAATTACATTAAATTAAAAATTCATCAAGGAAATGATACCAGATTTTATAATGATCCCTATATTCTTTCTACTTATCATAAAAAATATCAAAAAAAATTCTTTTTTAAGGATAATTCTTTGAAAATAAAAATTATAGATTATATACCGTGTGCTAAAGTTTTTTTTTCTAAAAAAAAATCAGAAGAAAAAATTGTAAAAATTATTTCAAACGATCAAAAAGGAAGAACGGAAAATTTCCTGAAAGATGGAGATATTACGAAAATCAATGGTATAATATTTTCTCTAAATAAAAAAATTCCTTACGGAATACAAATTTTTGAGAAAAATGATAAAATATTTTTAAAATCTTCTTTTTCAGGAAAATGTATAAACATGATCAATAGAAAAACCTATTTTTTATTCAAAAACACTTTTGATATTTTAAGAATAAAACATTTGTATCGAATGAAAACAGATCATGGAATAATCCAGTGGGTTATTCCAGAAGGAATTGAAAAAGGAAAATTAGAATATATCAAATCATGTGAAAAAGAAGAAGATAATAATAATTTATTAAATGCTATAACAGCAGAAATATCTTTTAGAGATCAATCTAAATTAGTGACCTTTTTGGGCGGAAAAAATACAACAAAAATGAGTGATCCTTTATTATTTAATAAAGATTACCAAATATCCATTGGATATGGATCTATATTTTTGTATCTACCTTTTTTCTTGCGATTAAATCATTTTCAAATAGAAAATTATCCAGGATCTGGATTCCCTTCATCTTTTAGAAGTCATATTACACTTATAGACAAAAAAAAGAAAAAAGATTATTTGATTTCCATGAACAATGTTCTCAACTATAAGGGATATAGATTTTTTCAATCTGGATATGATCCAGACGGAAAAGGAACTCATTTTTCTGTTAATAATGATTATTTAGGAACCTATTTTTCCTATATGGGTTATGTTTTGATGAGTATAGGGATGTTTCTTACTTTATTTTGGAAAGGAACTAGATTTTATAATATGAAAAATAAATTGAAAAATTTATATTCTAAAAATTATTCAATATTATTTTTCATATTATTTCTATTGATAGGAAATCATAATGCTTTTGGTTCTCCTCAAACACATAATCAAATACACGAATTTAAAAAATTTCCTATAGAAAATGTTTCTGACGCTATTCATATTCCTAAAAAACATAGTGAAAATTTTGGACGTTTACTAGTTCAAGATTCTAAAGGAAGAATAAAACCTGTTAATACTATAGCTATTGAACTTCTTAGAAAAATACATAAAAGGAATTCTGTAGAAAATATAGACGCAAACCAATGGTTTATCTCTATTCATCAAGATAATATATTCTGGACAAAAATTCCTTTTATTAAAGCAGATAAAAAAGGAGGATCTAAATTTTTAAATAAAGTCAAAGCAAATGGAGAATGTTATGTATCTCTGATAGATCTTTATATTTTAGACTCCAAAACATCAAGATTAAAATTTATACTTCAAGAAGACTATGAAAGAGCTTTTTCTAAAAATCCTATACAAAGAGACGAATATGATAAAGCAGTCCTCAGTATTAGTGAACGTGTAGGGATTCTTCATGAAATTTTTCAGGGAAAATATATTCGTATTTTTCCGATTCCAAATGACGAAAATCATACTTGGTCTAGTTGGATTTTATCAGAATCAAATAGATTAAATCCTTTGGGGTTCTCTATGTTTAATAATTATCTAAAATCTTTATTATATGCTCAAAATGAAAAAAATTGGCGTATTGCAGATAATGAAATAGAAAAAATACGACTCTATCAAATCAAACATGCTAAATCTATTTTACCTTCAGTAAATAAAATATCCCTAGAAATTCTTTACAATAAACTCAACATATTTTATGTTTTATCATTCTTATATGCCATTTTTGGGAATTTTTATCATTATCAATTCTTTTTTGATCATTTTCTTTCAAAAAAAATATATGTTTTTTTTTCTAAAATATTTTTTTTCATTTTATATGTTTTATTTTTTTCACATTTTTTAGGTTTAATTTCTAGATGGTATATTTCTGGACATGCTCCATGGACTAATGGATATGAATCTGCTATTTTTATTAGTTTTTGTTTAGTTGGAATAGGTTTTTTATTTCATAAAAATCGATTTGTTTCAGGTCCCACAGTTTTCATAGCATCTGTTCTATTAATGATAGCACATGGAAATGCAATGGATCCAGAAATAACAAATTTAGTTCCAGTTTTAAAATCTCATTGGTTAATTATACATGTCGCCACAATAACAACTAGTTATGGTTTTTTTTTCACAGGATCTTTTTTAGGATTTTTTGTGTTACTTTTATATATATTGAAAGCCAATTTTCATTATTATAGTAAAATAATTCAAATTCATATTGAAAAATTAACTATTATTAATGAAATGTGTCTAACCATAGGACTTTTTTTATTAACAATAGGAACTTTTTTAGGTTCTGTTTGGGCAAATAATAGTTGGGGACGTTATTGGAGTTGGGATCCAAAAGAAACCTGGGCTCTGATTAGCATTATGATTTATGCTTTTGTGTTACATATTCGCTTAATTCCATCCATGAGAAGTATATTTATTTTTAATTTTTGTAGCATATTATCAATAAGTTCTATTATTATGACTTATTTTGGAGTGAATTATTATTTATCTGGATTACATTCTTATGCTAAAGGAGATCCTCTTTCTGTACCTTCTTGGATATATTATAGCTTATTCATTTTGTTAATTTTCACAATTTTTGCCTATTATTCTGCAAAATTTCATAACATTACAAAAAAAATAGATAAATAA